In one Nocardia tengchongensis genomic region, the following are encoded:
- a CDS encoding protealysin inhibitor emfourin has translation MSPIRIAYRRSGGFAGLDMTAEVDAADLPPDDARIAAGLLTGDPAGSAGTGVPDGFSYELTVTDGTRTRTHRWSQPSVPAEVSPLLATLTSRATPAAPA, from the coding sequence ATGTCGCCGATACGCATCGCCTATCGACGGTCGGGTGGGTTCGCCGGTCTCGACATGACCGCCGAGGTCGATGCCGCCGACCTGCCGCCCGACGATGCCAGGATCGCGGCGGGGCTGCTCACCGGCGACCCCGCCGGATCGGCCGGGACCGGTGTTCCCGACGGGTTCAGCTACGAGCTCACCGTCACCGACGGAACCCGGACCCGGACGCATCGGTGGAGTCAGCCGTCGGTGCCCGCCGAGGTCTCCCCGCTGCTCGCGACCCTCACCTCCCGGGCGACTCCGGCCGCGCCCGCCTGA
- a CDS encoding M4 family metallopeptidase, giving the protein MTHGVTQHEANLVYSGESGALNESISDVFGSLVKQYHLGQTAAQADWLIGADIVGPLLKPALRSMTAPGTANKHDSQPADMAHFVQTTSDNGGVHINSGIPNRAFAVTAITIGGPAWQAPGTIWYDTLNDPRLKPNSTFAAFAALTLKNARTRFGATSSEAAAVQAGWDAVKVPVQ; this is encoded by the coding sequence CTGACCCACGGCGTCACCCAGCACGAAGCGAACCTGGTCTACTCGGGCGAGTCGGGTGCCTTGAACGAATCGATCTCCGACGTGTTCGGGTCGCTGGTGAAGCAGTACCACCTCGGCCAGACCGCGGCGCAGGCCGACTGGCTCATCGGCGCCGACATCGTGGGGCCGCTGCTGAAACCGGCGCTGCGGTCGATGACGGCGCCGGGCACCGCCAACAAGCACGACAGTCAGCCGGCGGACATGGCCCACTTCGTGCAGACCACATCGGACAACGGGGGCGTCCACATCAACTCCGGAATCCCCAACCGCGCGTTCGCCGTCACCGCCATCACCATCGGCGGACCGGCATGGCAGGCGCCCGGCACGATCTGGTACGACACCCTCAACGACCCGAGGCTCAAGCCCAACAGCACCTTCGCCGCGTTCGCGGCCCTGACGCTGAAGAACGCACGTACCCGGTTCGGCGCCACCAGCTCCGAGGCGGCCGCGGTGCAGGCCGGGTGGGACGCGGTGAAGGTTCCGGTGCAGTGA
- a CDS encoding serine protease codes for MSTSRENDNYVVGSGPADSAGIEAGEEYWTPERRAAAIPVPLPQEPAAAQARQTVQPKPSGKAGHTPAGHNGTARAQRDSGNGDADPVLNPLAYPYTTCGKLFFTQNGGNFAGSAAFIAPNVLLTAGHCVFGNGNWSTNLAFFPSYPSRANTDPAFRFDYNSVAAWTAWTQRGDRAFDYGMVWFDSAPGNRVGWLGLLWNAATAGRLWDAVGYPATPSPPFDGNKMDEALGMVQTSSTPGTIGLTNDNMEHGSSGGPWITDFNGSARQYANGLQSFHINDGDTVEYGPYFTQDVKGLLDWISDPAHRSLVRA; via the coding sequence ATGAGTACGTCACGCGAAAACGATAACTACGTGGTCGGATCCGGCCCGGCCGACTCGGCCGGCATCGAAGCCGGCGAAGAATACTGGACACCTGAACGTCGAGCCGCCGCCATTCCGGTTCCGCTGCCGCAGGAGCCCGCGGCCGCGCAGGCTCGGCAGACGGTCCAACCGAAGCCATCCGGAAAGGCCGGACACACTCCGGCGGGTCACAACGGAACCGCACGCGCACAACGAGATTCGGGCAATGGTGACGCCGACCCGGTGCTGAACCCGCTCGCCTACCCGTACACCACCTGCGGCAAGCTGTTCTTCACCCAGAACGGCGGCAACTTCGCCGGATCAGCGGCGTTCATCGCGCCGAACGTCCTGCTCACCGCCGGCCACTGCGTCTTCGGCAATGGCAACTGGTCCACCAATCTGGCGTTCTTCCCGTCCTATCCCAGTCGCGCCAACACCGACCCGGCCTTCCGCTTCGACTACAACTCGGTCGCGGCCTGGACGGCGTGGACGCAGCGCGGGGACCGTGCCTTCGACTACGGAATGGTCTGGTTCGACAGCGCCCCGGGCAATCGGGTGGGTTGGCTGGGCCTGTTGTGGAACGCCGCCACCGCGGGCCGACTCTGGGACGCGGTCGGCTATCCCGCGACACCCAGCCCCCCGTTCGACGGCAACAAGATGGACGAGGCCCTGGGCATGGTGCAAACCAGTTCGACGCCCGGCACCATCGGGCTGACCAATGACAACATGGAGCACGGCAGCAGCGGCGGACCGTGGATCACCGATTTCAACGGCTCGGCGCGCCAATACGCGAACGGGCTGCAGAGTTTTCACATCAACGACGGCGACACGGTGGAGTACGGTCCGTACTTCACCCAGGACGTCAAGGGCCTGCTCGACTGGATCTCCGATCCGGCGCACCGCAGCCTCGTCCGCGCCTGA
- a CDS encoding phage tail protein, with protein sequence MSYAVDFTDVSTEGLESSPVAPALAGLRANEARYFKNKYDHVFTVEPASKAKKTVAWVSKILADERRIVIAATPLEATEFEVEGIRMAYVFYEDGLSINVMYTLDDAGKRAVGFKLSDGMDVPEELGSFKFARQKSKLAGTIRGSYFVIKGQY encoded by the coding sequence ATGTCGTATGCAGTGGACTTCACCGACGTCTCGACCGAAGGCCTGGAGTCGTCTCCGGTCGCACCCGCACTGGCGGGCTTGAGGGCGAACGAAGCCCGCTACTTCAAGAACAAGTACGACCACGTGTTCACGGTCGAACCCGCGAGCAAGGCGAAGAAGACCGTCGCCTGGGTCAGCAAGATCCTCGCCGACGAACGCCGGATCGTCATCGCCGCGACCCCGCTCGAAGCCACCGAATTCGAGGTCGAGGGCATTCGAATGGCCTACGTGTTCTACGAGGACGGCCTGTCGATCAACGTCATGTACACCCTCGACGACGCCGGAAAACGAGCCGTCGGATTCAAACTCTCCGACGGAATGGACGTCCCCGAGGAACTCGGCTCGTTCAAATTCGCGCGACAGAAGTCGAAACTGGCCGGCACCATCCGGGGTTCCTACTTCGTCATCAAAGGCCAGTACTGA
- a CDS encoding alpha/beta fold hydrolase codes for MTEQTARRVGPARIDIAYERFGDPADPPVLLIMGGAAQMIHWPEEFCTALVERGLQVIRFDSRDAGHSTRMTDAPAPDVAAAMAGDTSSASYNLSDMAADTVGLLDALGIDGVHLVGLSMGGMIAQTIALEYPRRVLSLTSMSSTTGDPAVGHPKPGVLAGGARPEDRDSYIAWQVRNVRAVGSPGFPFDEAAAADRAGRAYDRGVDQAAMMRHFLAVLASETDRTARLRTLRVPTLVLHGLDDPMIDVSGGRATAAAIPDARLVTYPGLGHSLPPELFSAFADEIAGLVHEVEKGGHRLA; via the coding sequence ATGACTGAGCAGACAGCGCGGCGGGTGGGTCCGGCGCGAATCGACATCGCCTACGAGCGATTCGGCGATCCCGCCGACCCGCCGGTGCTGCTGATCATGGGCGGCGCCGCGCAGATGATCCACTGGCCCGAGGAATTCTGCACCGCCCTCGTCGAACGCGGCCTGCAGGTGATCCGATTCGACAGTCGCGACGCCGGACACTCCACGCGCATGACCGACGCACCCGCACCCGACGTCGCCGCGGCCATGGCCGGAGACACGTCCTCGGCGTCCTACAACCTGTCCGACATGGCCGCCGACACCGTCGGCTTGCTCGACGCGCTCGGAATCGACGGCGTGCACCTGGTCGGCCTGTCCATGGGCGGCATGATCGCGCAGACCATCGCCCTCGAATACCCGCGGCGGGTGCTGTCGCTGACCTCCATGTCCTCCACCACGGGCGATCCAGCTGTCGGACACCCGAAGCCGGGCGTCCTAGCTGGCGGCGCCCGGCCCGAGGACCGCGACAGCTACATCGCCTGGCAGGTCCGCAACGTGCGGGCGGTCGGCTCACCCGGCTTCCCCTTCGACGAGGCCGCCGCGGCCGACCGTGCGGGCCGCGCCTACGACCGCGGCGTGGACCAGGCCGCCATGATGCGCCACTTCCTGGCGGTGCTGGCCTCCGAAACCGACCGCACGGCCCGGCTGCGGACCCTGCGCGTGCCCACCCTCGTCCTGCATGGGCTCGACGATCCGATGATCGACGTCAGCGGCGGCCGCGCCACCGCCGCGGCCATCCCCGACGCCCGCCTGGTCACCTACCCGGGCCTCGGCCACAGCCTGCCCCCGGAGTTGTTCTCCGCCTTCGCCGATGAGATCGCCGGACTCGTGCACGAGGTCGAGAAGGGCGGCCACCGACTCGCGTGA
- a CDS encoding SDR family oxidoreductase has protein sequence MTQNGIGQQAGRAVVVGGGSGMGFAIADALLADGYEVVIVGRSAERLADAVRELGEGKVSAVQADVSDEEQVSRIFETVGTVDHVISTAADVAGTYGPIATFDFEHGRGFIETKLIGSMLLAKHARLTGNGSLTFVSGIAAYRPAAGGAMVASVNAALEGLARALAVELAPIRVNAVSPGWVTTGIWDRMPWDDKEQRLQAMAEKLPARRLGTPEDIAVVVVSLLKSAFVTGTVLHVDGGHRLA, from the coding sequence ATGACACAGAACGGAATTGGGCAGCAGGCGGGGCGCGCAGTGGTGGTCGGCGGTGGGTCGGGGATGGGGTTCGCCATCGCCGATGCGCTGCTGGCGGACGGGTACGAGGTGGTGATCGTCGGGCGGTCGGCGGAGCGGCTGGCCGACGCGGTGCGGGAGTTGGGGGAGGGGAAGGTCAGTGCGGTGCAGGCGGATGTCAGTGACGAGGAACAGGTTTCGCGGATATTCGAGACCGTCGGGACCGTCGATCACGTCATCAGCACGGCCGCGGATGTGGCGGGCACCTACGGGCCGATCGCGACCTTCGATTTCGAGCACGGGCGCGGGTTCATCGAAACCAAGCTGATCGGGTCGATGCTGCTGGCCAAGCACGCGCGGCTCACCGGGAACGGCTCGCTCACCTTCGTTTCCGGCATCGCCGCGTATCGACCGGCGGCGGGCGGGGCCATGGTGGCGTCGGTCAACGCGGCGCTGGAAGGGCTCGCCCGCGCCCTGGCCGTCGAGTTGGCTCCGATCCGGGTGAACGCCGTGTCGCCGGGCTGGGTGACGACCGGGATCTGGGACCGGATGCCGTGGGACGACAAGGAACAGCGGTTGCAGGCCATGGCCGAGAAACTGCCCGCCCGGCGGCTGGGGACACCGGAAGACATTGCGGTGGTGGTGGTTTCACTGCTCAAGAGCGCCTTCGTCACCGGCACGGTGCTGCACGTGGACGGCGGCCACCGGCTCGCCTGA
- a CDS encoding non-ribosomal peptide synthetase produces the protein MNLRSTEPADRKSELIPLSRAQYGMWLADNLPGGQAMNIAQYVEIEGPIDVEAFIEAVNVAGHESESLVVRVVEIDGVPYQFVDRGITYDESVLDVSGESDPFAAAMEWMRRDFETRAEDMSRDRLAETRLIRIAEDRYLWYARAHHLVIDGYGAFNVLIRLAEHYNALLEGRPPAPREADALRDIIEAEQAYRASSRFENDRQYWLGRIAGLPTPTSLSGRTARPSKVDRVSGLELPPQLSDLLDRFSGNLQASPAQVVVAAFAAFLARMTGGNDVVLSMPVSGRVTKGLRNAAAMLANMVPIRFTIDGTTTVEQLVRASVSELVSAMRHQLYRFEDLRRDSSALDTTANSFGPIVNILFFDSEIRLGSAVGRYRALTSGTLDDLQLNLYRSGVDAPLLIELHGNANLYGQDELDAHAHRFIAFLQRLIEAPVETALIAVPLVEPDEEARIVGELAGHDGATTTATLVDLLTRQAGVTPSAVAVTSEGTSLTYRELDERSNRFARTLIALGAGPDSLVAIAMPRDADLIIVTLAVLKSGAGYLPLDIAHPADRLEYVLNDADPIAVVTTGDMRELVPGDPGRVVLYHEVAGDEAATSVTHADRTSPLRPDNIAYVIYTSGSTGRPKGVAIAHRAVATYLVNACAEIGVRPDDVWMLFHSFAFDYSVWEIFGGLVSGGRLVVVDTPTARSPDDVVRLAVREKVTVFNQTPFAFQQFGAACRRYEDAGKPDGGLSLRLVILSGERLDPAVLADWYEHNPELPVLANSYGITETTVFVTYFGMTRSIATADAPSTIGPALPGLRTYVLDERLRPAPLGAWGEIYVAGTQLARGYLNGSSLTSTRFVASPFGRPGERLYRSGDVARWNHQGELEYRGRADQQVQLRGFRIELDEVRTALSAHSAVSAAVAIVHLPGTAAARIVAYVVPTDEDACAADTLRAYVATLLPEYMVPAVVVVVPELPLTVNGKVDYRALPQPVFDSSAAYVAPSSAVEEAIAAIFAEVLDRERIGVLDSFFELGGNSLTATNAAARIAELTGSAVSVRDLFNKPTAAELAAHIDLEHHHRELVLRAQPRVEPIPLSPAQNRMWLINQADPASTAYNIPLVVQLTGRLDVTALRMALMDVIDRHESLRTVYPDAKGEGRQVVLAAGHGVDLIPEKIDVTEIAHRIGELTSTGFDVRTSPPIRVALLESSERRRHVLVVVLHHICCDGSSLPPLAADIATAYEARSQGRIPDWQPLTVQYADYSIWCRGMLGDEDDPGSLAARQLRYWVTQLAGVPPLLELPADRPRPARQSMRGDIAESVIPAETFAAIQYLARTSNVTTFMVIHAALAVLLARLSGSGDITIGTPVAGRGERALESLVGMFVNTVPLRTEVRSDESFIEFLWRVKDIDVDAFANSDLPYERVVDEIDPRRSAAHAPLCQVYLVVENMDRPRLELSELTVEILDPGPQPAKVDVIVTVAENASAGGDVALRINYATDLFDRETVEELAARLNRVLDAVVSSPDLPVGRVNVLSEIEQAGLVPASGGPAVAPRVLAELLSVADPDAVAVVSGEHTMSYGQLDEQSNRLARQLIAWGVGPGDQVALAMARSVEFVVGMWAVTKAGAAFVPVDPRNPVDRVALMVADADVRVGLTVEASQDLLPDRVQRLVLDAPDAQAHIAARSSAAVTDADRLRSCHVSDVAYVLYTSGSTGAPKGVAVTHSGLANFAAEQGNRYRVDRSSRVLQLAAPGFDAVVLELLMAHANGAALVVSPPDVFAGRELAELIGKQRVSHAFVTPSVLATMSPAGLDSLRVLVAGGEAVPAEMVAVWAPGRQLFNGYGPTETTIMVAISDPLCAGDRVTIGGPIRGVEAVVLDAGLQPVPVGVSGQLYVSGSQLARGYLERPAATATTFVADPYGPPGARMYRTGDLTRWTSEKTLEYLGRADFQVKIRGQRIELGEIEAVLAAHTTVKAAVAVGAVTSGGSRLVAYVVPTNGAVDTAGLLGFAAQRLPSHMVPDTVMVVDTLPLSAVGKIDRLALPDPVFASATTEYVAPRDAAEQMVADVCAAVLGIERVGVFDSFFDLGGNSLSATRAAAQLSAAFGADVSLRTLFEAPTVAALAESIRSSDATGREPLGPQERPDRIPLSPAQTRMWFLNQFDTASPIYNVPMVVHTSGPLDVAAMHAAITDVIDRHESLRTIYPDSDSGPHQVIAPVETARPSLEPVPVPKSEVEARIAAEVTAGFDVTSEVPFRITLLRSAPDEHTLILVVHHISFDGSSLAPLAADLATAYQARVGHQSPQWTPLPVQYADYAVWQTQPARFRE, from the coding sequence ATGAATCTGAGGTCAACCGAACCTGCTGACCGAAAGTCGGAACTGATTCCGCTGTCGAGGGCGCAATACGGGATGTGGCTGGCGGACAACCTGCCCGGCGGGCAGGCGATGAACATCGCACAGTACGTCGAGATCGAGGGCCCGATCGACGTCGAAGCCTTCATCGAGGCGGTGAACGTTGCCGGCCACGAATCCGAATCTCTCGTCGTCCGGGTGGTCGAGATCGACGGCGTTCCCTATCAATTCGTCGATCGCGGTATCACCTACGACGAGTCTGTGCTGGACGTCAGCGGGGAGAGTGATCCGTTCGCGGCGGCAATGGAATGGATGCGGCGCGATTTCGAAACCAGAGCCGAGGATATGAGCCGTGATCGGCTCGCCGAGACACGGTTGATCCGAATCGCCGAAGATCGGTATCTGTGGTACGCGCGTGCCCATCATCTCGTCATCGATGGCTACGGTGCATTCAACGTGCTGATCCGGCTGGCCGAGCACTACAACGCGTTGCTCGAGGGTCGGCCGCCGGCGCCTCGGGAAGCGGACGCGTTGCGCGACATCATCGAGGCGGAGCAAGCGTATCGGGCGAGCTCTCGGTTCGAGAACGACAGGCAATACTGGCTCGGCAGGATTGCCGGCCTTCCGACGCCGACGAGTCTGTCCGGTCGCACCGCCCGGCCGAGCAAGGTCGATCGTGTTTCCGGCCTCGAGCTTCCGCCGCAGTTGTCCGACCTGCTCGACCGTTTCTCCGGCAACCTGCAAGCATCGCCTGCGCAGGTCGTCGTGGCAGCCTTCGCCGCATTCCTCGCACGGATGACCGGCGGCAACGATGTGGTGTTATCGATGCCGGTGAGCGGGCGCGTGACGAAGGGCTTGCGCAATGCCGCGGCGATGTTGGCGAACATGGTGCCGATCCGATTCACGATTGATGGAACGACCACCGTGGAGCAACTGGTCCGTGCGTCGGTGTCCGAACTCGTCTCCGCGATGCGGCATCAGCTCTACCGGTTCGAGGACCTGCGCCGCGATTCGAGTGCATTGGATACGACCGCGAACTCGTTCGGTCCGATTGTCAATATCCTCTTCTTCGACTCCGAAATTCGTCTCGGGTCTGCTGTCGGCCGCTATCGCGCGCTGACCTCGGGCACATTGGACGATCTGCAGCTGAATCTCTACCGTTCCGGGGTCGACGCGCCGCTGTTGATCGAACTGCACGGCAACGCGAATCTCTACGGCCAGGATGAACTGGATGCGCACGCCCACCGATTCATCGCCTTCCTGCAACGGCTGATCGAAGCGCCCGTCGAAACAGCCCTGATCGCCGTTCCGCTCGTCGAGCCTGATGAAGAGGCACGGATCGTCGGGGAGCTGGCCGGCCACGACGGGGCAACGACTACGGCGACGCTCGTGGATTTGCTGACGCGACAGGCCGGTGTGACTCCATCGGCAGTTGCCGTCACATCGGAAGGGACCAGCCTCACCTATCGGGAGCTGGATGAGCGCTCCAATCGGTTCGCACGCACCCTCATCGCGCTCGGGGCGGGCCCGGACTCGCTGGTAGCGATCGCGATGCCGCGGGATGCCGATCTCATCATCGTTACGCTGGCCGTGCTGAAGTCAGGCGCCGGGTACTTGCCGCTGGATATCGCGCATCCTGCCGATCGGCTGGAATATGTGCTGAACGACGCCGATCCGATTGCCGTCGTGACGACCGGCGACATGCGCGAGCTTGTGCCCGGAGACCCGGGCCGTGTGGTGCTGTACCACGAGGTCGCCGGCGACGAGGCTGCGACATCTGTCACCCACGCCGACCGGACAAGCCCGCTGCGCCCCGACAACATCGCCTACGTCATCTACACCTCGGGGTCGACGGGCCGGCCCAAGGGCGTGGCCATTGCCCATCGCGCCGTGGCGACGTACCTGGTGAACGCGTGCGCCGAGATCGGCGTGCGGCCCGACGACGTGTGGATGTTGTTCCATTCGTTCGCGTTCGACTACTCGGTGTGGGAGATCTTCGGCGGGTTGGTCAGTGGTGGCCGCCTGGTTGTCGTGGACACCCCCACCGCCCGCTCACCAGACGATGTCGTGCGCTTGGCGGTACGCGAGAAGGTGACCGTCTTCAACCAGACACCGTTTGCGTTCCAGCAGTTCGGTGCGGCGTGCCGGCGGTACGAAGATGCGGGTAAGCCTGACGGTGGGCTTTCACTGCGACTGGTCATACTCTCCGGCGAACGACTCGACCCGGCTGTGCTGGCCGACTGGTATGAGCACAACCCGGAGCTTCCGGTGCTGGCGAACAGCTATGGCATTACCGAAACCACGGTGTTCGTGACCTATTTCGGCATGACACGGAGCATCGCGACGGCGGACGCCCCGAGTACGATCGGTCCGGCACTGCCAGGTCTGCGCACCTATGTTCTCGATGAACGATTGCGGCCGGCGCCGTTGGGTGCCTGGGGCGAGATCTACGTTGCCGGAACTCAACTCGCCCGCGGTTATCTCAACGGCTCATCGCTGACTTCCACCCGATTTGTTGCCAGCCCGTTCGGCCGGCCCGGCGAGCGGCTCTATCGCAGCGGCGATGTCGCACGCTGGAATCACCAGGGTGAGCTGGAATACCGTGGCCGCGCCGATCAGCAGGTGCAGCTGCGTGGGTTTCGCATAGAGCTGGATGAAGTTCGCACTGCGTTGTCGGCCCATAGCGCGGTCTCGGCGGCGGTTGCCATCGTCCATCTCCCTGGCACGGCGGCGGCCAGGATCGTGGCCTATGTCGTGCCGACTGATGAAGATGCCTGTGCGGCTGACACTCTGCGCGCGTATGTCGCGACATTACTGCCGGAGTACATGGTGCCGGCCGTCGTCGTGGTGGTGCCCGAGCTGCCACTGACAGTGAACGGCAAGGTGGACTATCGGGCGCTGCCGCAGCCGGTCTTCGATTCGTCTGCGGCCTATGTGGCGCCGAGTTCGGCAGTCGAGGAGGCGATCGCGGCCATCTTCGCCGAGGTGCTGGACCGCGAGCGAATAGGCGTGCTGGACAGCTTCTTCGAACTGGGCGGCAATTCGCTCACCGCGACCAACGCCGCCGCGAGAATCGCCGAGCTGACCGGATCGGCTGTGTCGGTCCGCGATCTGTTCAACAAGCCGACCGCCGCCGAACTCGCCGCGCATATCGACCTCGAGCACCACCACAGAGAGCTCGTGCTGCGCGCGCAACCGCGCGTCGAGCCGATTCCATTGTCGCCGGCCCAGAACCGGATGTGGCTGATCAATCAGGCCGACCCGGCCTCCACGGCGTACAACATTCCGCTGGTGGTGCAGTTGACCGGCCGACTCGATGTCACTGCGCTGCGCATGGCTCTGATGGATGTGATCGATCGGCACGAATCCCTGCGGACTGTCTATCCGGACGCGAAAGGGGAAGGGAGGCAAGTTGTTCTGGCGGCCGGGCACGGTGTCGACCTGATACCGGAGAAGATCGATGTCACCGAAATCGCGCATCGAATCGGTGAGCTGACTTCGACCGGCTTCGACGTGCGAACAAGTCCACCGATCCGAGTCGCACTGCTCGAGTCCAGCGAACGGCGTCGGCACGTCCTGGTCGTGGTTCTGCACCATATTTGCTGTGACGGTTCGTCGCTTCCACCACTCGCGGCCGATATCGCGACGGCCTATGAAGCAAGGTCACAGGGCAGAATTCCGGACTGGCAGCCCCTGACCGTGCAATACGCCGATTACAGCATCTGGTGCCGCGGCATGCTCGGCGACGAAGACGACCCCGGGTCATTGGCGGCACGTCAGTTGCGTTACTGGGTGACACAACTGGCGGGGGTGCCGCCGTTGCTGGAGCTGCCCGCGGACCGTCCGCGTCCTGCTCGCCAATCCATGCGCGGCGACATCGCCGAGAGCGTGATCCCAGCCGAAACCTTTGCCGCGATCCAGTATCTGGCCCGCACGTCCAACGTCACTACCTTCATGGTCATCCATGCCGCGCTGGCGGTGCTGCTGGCCCGGCTGTCGGGCTCGGGGGATATCACCATCGGGACACCGGTTGCGGGCCGAGGAGAGCGTGCGCTGGAATCGCTCGTCGGCATGTTCGTCAATACGGTGCCGCTGCGTACCGAGGTGCGTTCCGATGAATCGTTCATCGAGTTTCTTTGGCGGGTCAAGGACATCGATGTCGATGCCTTTGCCAACAGTGACCTTCCATACGAACGGGTTGTCGATGAAATAGATCCCAGGAGATCGGCCGCACACGCACCGCTGTGTCAGGTGTACCTCGTTGTCGAGAACATGGACCGCCCAAGGCTGGAGCTGTCCGAACTCACGGTCGAGATCCTGGATCCGGGGCCACAACCGGCGAAGGTGGACGTTATCGTCACGGTCGCCGAAAACGCCTCTGCGGGAGGCGATGTCGCCCTCCGGATCAACTACGCCACCGATCTGTTCGATCGGGAGACGGTCGAGGAATTGGCCGCGCGGCTGAATCGGGTCCTCGATGCGGTGGTGTCGAGTCCCGACCTGCCGGTGGGTCGCGTGAATGTGCTGTCGGAAATCGAGCAGGCCGGGTTGGTGCCTGCGTCGGGGGGCCCTGCCGTGGCGCCGCGGGTCTTGGCGGAGTTGTTGTCCGTCGCGGATCCCGATGCGGTGGCTGTGGTTTCGGGTGAACACACGATGTCGTACGGACAGCTCGATGAACAGTCGAATCGTCTTGCCCGGCAATTGATCGCGTGGGGTGTCGGCCCGGGTGACCAGGTCGCGTTGGCGATGGCCCGGTCGGTGGAGTTCGTGGTCGGGATGTGGGCGGTGACCAAGGCGGGCGCGGCGTTCGTGCCGGTGGATCCGCGCAATCCGGTCGACCGCGTTGCCCTCATGGTGGCCGATGCCGACGTGCGGGTGGGTCTCACCGTCGAGGCGTCACAGGACCTGCTGCCGGACCGGGTTCAGCGGCTGGTGCTCGATGCGCCTGACGCACAGGCGCACATCGCGGCTCGGTCCTCGGCCGCGGTGACGGATGCGGACCGGCTGCGGTCCTGCCATGTCTCGGACGTGGCCTATGTGCTCTACACCTCGGGGTCGACGGGGGCGCCGAAAGGTGTCGCGGTCACACACTCGGGATTGGCGAATTTCGCTGCCGAGCAGGGGAACCGCTATCGGGTCGACCGTTCCTCGCGGGTGTTGCAGTTGGCAGCACCGGGTTTCGACGCGGTTGTGCTGGAGTTGCTGATGGCTCATGCGAACGGCGCGGCGCTGGTGGTATCACCTCCCGACGTGTTCGCGGGCCGCGAGTTGGCGGAATTGATTGGGAAGCAGCGGGTATCGCACGCCTTCGTGACTCCGAGCGTCCTTGCGACAATGTCGCCGGCCGGTCTGGATTCGCTGCGGGTACTGGTCGCCGGTGGGGAGGCGGTGCCGGCGGAAATGGTCGCGGTATGGGCACCGGGCCGACAGTTGTTCAACGGTTACGGACCCACCGAGACCACGATCATGGTGGCGATCAGTGACCCGCTGTGTGCCGGGGACCGCGTCACTATTGGTGGCCCGATTCGTGGCGTCGAGGCGGTAGTACTGGATGCGGGCCTGCAGCCGGTGCCGGTCGGCGTATCGGGACAGCTGTATGTCTCCGGATCGCAGTTGGCCCGCGGATACCTCGAGCGGCCGGCCGCGACAGCCACCACCTTCGTGGCCGATCCGTACGGCCCCCCGGGCGCCCGCATGTACCGCACCGGTGATCTGACGCGGTGGACATCCGAGAAAACCCTCGAATATCTCGGTCGCGCCGACTTCCAGGTCAAGATCCGGGGGCAGCGCATCGAACTCGGCGAAATCGAGGCCGTTCTCGCCGCGCACACCACCGTGAAAGCAGCGGTAGCGGTGGGTGCTGTGACCAGCGGCGGGTCGCGACTGGTGGCCTACGTCGTGCCGACCAATGGTGCCGTCGATACCGCGGGCCTGCTGGGCTTCGCGGCGCAGCGCCTGCCGTCCCATATGGTCCCGGACACGGTGATGGTAGTCGACACGCTGCCGTTGTCGGCAGTGGGCAAGATCGACCGTCTGGCCTTGCCCGATCCGGTTTTCGCCAGTGCTACAACCGAATACGTCGCACCGCGCGATGCGGCCGAGCAGATGGTCGCCGACGTATGTGCCGCCGTGCTGGGAATCGAGCGGGTCGGTGTGTTCGACAGCTTCTTCGATCTGGGCGGCAACTCGCTGTCGGCGACCAGGGCAGCAGCGCAGCTGAGCGCCGCATTCGGCGCCGATGTCTCGTTGCGCACGCTCTTCGAAGCGCCGACTGTCGCCGCGTTGGCGGAGAGCATTCGCAGCAGCGACGCGACCGGACGGGAACCGCTGGGCCCACAGGAGCGCCCGGACCGGATCCCGCTCTCGCCCGCGCAGACCCGCATGTGGTTCCTCAATCAGTTCGATACCGCCTCGCCGATATACAACGTTCCGATGGTCGTCCACACGTCGGGCCCCCTGGACGTGGCCGCCATGCACGCGGCGATCACCGATGTGATCGACCGGCACGAATCCCTGCGAACCATCTACCCGGACAGCGACAGTGGACCGCATCAGGTGATTGCGCCGGTGGAGACAGCGCGGCCTTCATTGGAGCCGGTGCCGGTCCCGAAAAGCGAGGTCGAGGCGCGTATCGCCGCGGAGGTGACCGCCGGGTTCGATGTCACCTCCGAGGTTCCGTTCCGGATCACTCTGCTGCGCAGTGCACCCGACGAGCACACTCTGATTCTCGTCGTCCACCACATCAGCTTCGACGGGTCGTCGCTGGCACCGCTGGCCGCAGACCTCGCGACCGCTTACCAGGCCCGCGTCGGACACCAGTCCCCGCAGTGGACGCCGCTGCCAGTGCAATACGCGGATTACGCTGTGTGGCAAACACAACCTGCTCGGTTCCGAGAATGA